GCGCCTTGCGCCGATCGAAGGTCAGCGCGACGAAGGAGCGGTACCCCAGCCACGAGACGACGACGGTGATCGCCAGGGCGACCAGCAGGCCGAGGAGATCACCCTCGCGCACCCCGAGGACGTCGCCGAACAGGAAGCCGGTCAGGTCGACCGCGAAGGACTGGGAATGCGACACGATGATCACGCCGGCCGCGAGCATTCCCACGAAGAGCAGTCCGATGGTGGTGTCCTGCGAGAGCCTGCGGGACCGCCCGAGCGCCGTGACCCCGAACGCCATGAGGCCCGCGCTGAGCGCGGCGCCGATGAGCAGGTTGCCGCCCAACAGCGAGGCGAGCGCGACGCCGGGGAGCATCCCGTGCGACATCGCGTCGCCCAGGAAGGCCATCCCACGCAGCACCACCCAGGTGCCCGCGAGCGCACAGATCAGCGAGACGAGGACGCCCGCCGCCAGCGCGCGCTGCACGAAGGACACCTCGAAGGGAAGCAGCAACCAGTCCACGCCGGGGACTCTATAGTGACAACGATTCTCATTGTCGACACCAGTGGAAGGTTGTTCGATTCAGTGTCTGAGGTCACCATGCGCGACGTCTCCGCGAGCTACGGCAGCCGCCGGGTCCTCGTCGACGTCACCGCCCGAGTACCGCGATCGCAGGTCACGGCCGTGGTCGGCGCGAACGGGGCAGGCAAGTCGTCGTTACTCAACGTGATCGCCGGGACGCTGCCGCCGACGTCCGGGACCCTTCGGCGGACCGGTTCACGTCGCCCGGCCTACGTGGTGCAGCGCAGCGACGTCTCCGATGCCCTGCCCATCACCGTGCGGGGCACGGTCGAGATGGGGCGCTGGGCACACCGTGGTCCGTGGCGGAGGCTGACGGCGCGGGATCACGCGGTCGTCGCGGACTGCCTCGCCAGGCTGGACATCCGGGACCTCGCCGAGCGGCAGCTGGGCGCGCTGTCCGGGGGGCAGCGGCAACGCGCGCTCGTCGCGCAGGGCCTGGCGCAGGAGGCGGAGCTGCTCCTGCTCGACGAGCCGGGCGCGGGCCTGGACCTCGCGGCGCAGACCCGTATCGAGGACGCGCTGGCGCAGGCGTGTCGAGACGGAGTGACGGTGCTCCGGGTCACCCACGATCTCGACGTCGCCAGGCGTGCCGACCACTGTCTGCTGCTCCGCGACGGACGGCTTGTCGCGGAAGGCCTGCCCGAGGCGGTGCTCACGCCGGAGCGCGTGCGGGCAGCGTGGGGCGTGCCCGACCTGGCTTGAGCCTGCCTACGGGTCCTGACGACGGGTTGCGCCTCGGCTCTGGCGGACGTCGCGGCGCGAGGTGCCGTCGAGCCGGGCACGCGTGGCCCGACGCCTCGGGCGCGATCGGCGAGGCGGCCCGGTCCGGCCGGACCGGGCTCGGGCGACCCGCCCCGCCTGCACCGACCCGCCGCCCCCGAGGGCGAGCGAACCGGTAGGTCGCCGGACCGCAGTCCGCTCGGCTGCCGGCCGCCGAATCAGTCGAACAGCCGCCGGAACACGTTCGTGCCCGCCAGGTCGACGAGTTCGTCCCCGCGTCCCGACATGATCGTGCGCAGCGCGTAGAGGGTGAAGCCCTTGACCTGGGCCGCCGTGATCGCGGGCGGGACCGAGATCTCCTGGCGCGCGGTGACCAGGTCGACCAACGCGGGCCCGTCATGCGCGAAGGCGGTCCGCAGGGCGTCCGCCACGTCGTCGGGCTGCTCGACCCGCTGCCCGTGGATGCCGAGCGCCGTGGCGAGGGCGGCGAAGTCCGTCTGCTCCAGCTCGGTGCCGAAGTTCACCAGCCCGGCCGCCTTCATCTCCAGCTCGACGAAGTTCAGCGAGGAGTTGTTGAAGAGGACGATCTTCACCGGCAGCCGATGCTGACGGATCGTCAGCAGTTCGCCGAGCAGCATGGCCAGCCCGCCGTCCCCGGCCAGCGCGATGACCTGTCGTCGGGGGAACGCCGACTGCACGCCGATCGCCAGGGGCACCGCCGCAGCCATCGTCCCGTGCGCGAACGAGCCGATCAGCCTGCGGGAGCCGTTCATCTTCAGATAGCGGCAGGCCCAGACGACGGGCGACCCGACATCCGGGATGACCACGGCGTCTTCCGAGGCGAGTTCGCTGACGAGCCTCGCGACGTACTGCGGGTGGATCGGGGTGCGGTTGCGGTCGTTGTCGGCGAGCGCGTCGAGTTCCCTGCGCGCCTTCGCGTAGTCCGCCAGCGAGGAGTCCAGGTGTCGTGAGCTGCGTCCGTCGGCGAGCAGGGGCAGCAGACCGTCGACCGTGTCTCGGATGTTGCCGACGAGCCCGACGTCGATCGGGGTGCGGCGGCCCAGCTGCTCACCTCGGATGTCGACCTGCACGATCTTCGCCTGCGGTGGGAAGAACTGCTGGTAGGGGAAGTCGGTGCCGAGCATGAGCAGGGTGTCGCAGTTCTCCATGGCCTTGTAGCCGGAGCTGAAGCCGAGCAGTCCGGTCATTCCGACGTCATAGGGGTTGTCGTACTCGATGAACTCCTTGCCCCGCAGCGCGTGCACGATCGGGGCCTGGAGCCGTTTCGCGATGGCCAGCAGCTCCGGGTGGGCGCCCTGCACGCCCGCGCCGGCCAGGATGGTGACCTTGCGGGCGGCGTTCAGCACCTCGGCGGCGGCGTGCAGCTCGCGATCGGTCGGGCGCGTGATCCTCGGAACGGCCCGGATGGGTGCCGAGCTGCGTCGATCGGGGGCGTTCCGGAGGAAGACCTCGCCGGGGATCACCAGCACGGCGACGCCGTGTCGTTCGACGGCCGTCCGCATGGCGATCTCCAGCAGCCGGGGAAGCTGATCGACGCCGCTGACCAGCTCGGTGTAGACGCTGCATTCGCGGAACAGGTCCTGCGGGTGCGTCTCCTGGAAGTAGTTGCTCCCGATCTCGGCCGCCGGGATCTGTGCGGCGATGGCGAGCACCGGGACGCGGCTGCGGTTGGCGTCGAAGAGACCGTTGATCAGGTGCAGGTTGCCCGGTCCGCAGCTGCCCGCGCACACCGCGAGCTCCCCGGTGACCGCCGCCTCGCCTGCTGCGGCGAAGGCCGCCGCCTCCTCGTGCCGCACGGGCTGCCAGGAGAGGGTGCCCGCCCGTCTGATCGCGTCGGTGAGTCCGTTCAGCGAGTCGCCTGCGAGTCCGTAGACCCGCTCGACCCCCGATTCGTGCATGATCTCGACGACGCGGTCCGCGATGGTCGGCATCTTCAGTTCCCTCCTGCGTGTTTCGACGGCTCTCGGGCGGCGAACGGCCGGTTCCCGCCTGCCTCCGGGCAGCCCGCCCTCGGTCTGCACCGTGCAGAGGGGGAGTGCCCGGCAGACCCGGGATCGGAACCCGCCGAGGCAGGCGTGTCTCGCTGCGATCAGCAGCCGCAGGCCACGGTGGCCGTATCCGTGAGCGACGCGACCCGGTCTGCGGCTATCGCAGGTCCGCCGGAGGCTCCACGGCCGACCTGCGGTCCGAGCACTCCCGCGTTCTTCAGAACTCCTGGTAGACGGCCGGGTCCTGATCGGCCAGCCTGCCGTCGGGACGGCCCAGCCCCGTGATCGCGGCGATCTCGTCCTCGGTGAGGCCCACTCCGGCGATGTCGAGATTCTCGCGTTGACGTTGCGGTGCGGCCGCCTTCGGCAGCGGGATCGCCCCGACCGCC
The Actinoalloteichus fjordicus DNA segment above includes these coding regions:
- the aztA gene encoding zinc ABC transporter ATP-binding protein AztA, whose amino-acid sequence is MSEVTMRDVSASYGSRRVLVDVTARVPRSQVTAVVGANGAGKSSLLNVIAGTLPPTSGTLRRTGSRRPAYVVQRSDVSDALPITVRGTVEMGRWAHRGPWRRLTARDHAVVADCLARLDIRDLAERQLGALSGGQRQRALVAQGLAQEAELLLLDEPGAGLDLAAQTRIEDALAQACRDGVTVLRVTHDLDVARRADHCLLLRDGRLVAEGLPEAVLTPERVRAAWGVPDLA
- the poxB gene encoding ubiquinone-dependent pyruvate dehydrogenase produces the protein MPTIADRVVEIMHESGVERVYGLAGDSLNGLTDAIRRAGTLSWQPVRHEEAAAFAAAGEAAVTGELAVCAGSCGPGNLHLINGLFDANRSRVPVLAIAAQIPAAEIGSNYFQETHPQDLFRECSVYTELVSGVDQLPRLLEIAMRTAVERHGVAVLVIPGEVFLRNAPDRRSSAPIRAVPRITRPTDRELHAAAEVLNAARKVTILAGAGVQGAHPELLAIAKRLQAPIVHALRGKEFIEYDNPYDVGMTGLLGFSSGYKAMENCDTLLMLGTDFPYQQFFPPQAKIVQVDIRGEQLGRRTPIDVGLVGNIRDTVDGLLPLLADGRSSRHLDSSLADYAKARRELDALADNDRNRTPIHPQYVARLVSELASEDAVVIPDVGSPVVWACRYLKMNGSRRLIGSFAHGTMAAAVPLAIGVQSAFPRRQVIALAGDGGLAMLLGELLTIRQHRLPVKIVLFNNSSLNFVELEMKAAGLVNFGTELEQTDFAALATALGIHGQRVEQPDDVADALRTAFAHDGPALVDLVTARQEISVPPAITAAQVKGFTLYALRTIMSGRGDELVDLAGTNVFRRLFD
- the aztB gene encoding zinc ABC transporter permease AztB, with the translated sequence MDWLLLPFEVSFVQRALAAGVLVSLICALAGTWVVLRGMAFLGDAMSHGMLPGVALASLLGGNLLIGAALSAGLMAFGVTALGRSRRLSQDTTIGLLFVGMLAAGVIIVSHSQSFAVDLTGFLFGDVLGVREGDLLGLLVALAITVVVSWLGYRSFVALTFDRRKAHTLGLRPGLADGLLLGLVTLAIVASFHVVGTLLVFGLLIAPAATATLWARRIPMIMLGAALLGSASTAIGLLVSWHWGTAAGATIAAVAVALFFVSALAVRLLRRGRPDPSLPTVRHDDEIEYAS